Proteins encoded in a region of the Polynucleobacter antarcticus genome:
- a CDS encoding glutathione S-transferase, which translates to MKLIGSLTSPYVRKVRIVFLEKKVDVDLAVENVWAADTKIALSNPLGKVPCLISDDGEAIYDSRVIAEYADGLSPVSKLIPSDNRERAAVKTWEALADGIMDAAVLARLERTWRPAEQQSTPWVDRQMEKIQAALRQMSAQLGENAWCHGNQMTLADIAVGCAVGFLLLRFPDIQWQTQYPNLDTLYQKLLQRPSFSATEPPKA; encoded by the coding sequence ATGAAACTTATCGGATCCCTCACCAGCCCCTACGTACGCAAGGTACGCATTGTTTTCTTGGAAAAAAAGGTAGATGTTGACCTAGCAGTAGAGAATGTCTGGGCAGCAGACACCAAGATTGCCCTCTCTAACCCCCTCGGTAAGGTGCCCTGCCTGATTTCTGATGACGGGGAGGCTATTTATGATTCTCGCGTGATTGCAGAGTACGCCGATGGCTTGAGTCCGGTTTCTAAGCTCATTCCTAGTGATAATCGTGAACGTGCGGCGGTCAAAACCTGGGAAGCCTTAGCGGATGGCATCATGGATGCGGCCGTCTTGGCGCGTCTAGAGCGCACTTGGCGCCCTGCCGAACAACAAAGTACGCCTTGGGTAGATCGTCAAATGGAGAAGATTCAGGCTGCATTACGCCAAATGTCGGCGCAGCTAGGTGAAAATGCTTGGTGCCATGGCAATCAAATGACCTTGGCTGATATTGCTGTGGGTTGCGCTGTAGGCTTCTTGTTATTGCGTTTTCCAGATATTCAGTGGCAAACGCAATATCCCAACCTAGATACTTTGTATCAAAAGCTGTTGCAGCGGCCTTCTTTCAGCGCTACTGAGCCACCAAAGGCTTAA
- the mnmA gene encoding tRNA 2-thiouridine(34) synthase MnmA has protein sequence MSQPNSFVNPSFQPKKVVVGMSGGVDSSVAAWMLKQQGYEVIGLFMKNWEDDDNDAFCSSRQDWLDVVSVADLIGIDVEAVNFAAEYRERVFAEFLREYAAGRTPNPDVLCNAEIKFKAFLDYALSLGADAIATGHYARVRHEGGSTQLLKALDASKDQSYFLHRLTQSQLANVMFPLGEIPKTEVRQIAEKIGLHNARKKDSTGICFIGERPFREFLNRYLPRIPGPIKTPEGKVVGEHMGLAFFTLGQRKGIGLGGSQDGNGDAWYVARKDMVSNTLYVVQGHEHPWLSANQLSAMDASWIAGAAPELGQYAAKTRYRQADSSCDLVTGANGGLNFELRFSEAQWAVTPGQSAVLYDGDICLGGGVISA, from the coding sequence ATGAGCCAGCCCAATTCTTTTGTAAACCCTTCTTTTCAGCCTAAAAAAGTCGTTGTAGGCATGTCTGGAGGGGTTGACTCGTCTGTAGCAGCTTGGATGCTCAAGCAGCAAGGCTATGAAGTAATTGGCCTATTTATGAAAAATTGGGAAGACGACGATAACGATGCATTTTGCTCTTCACGCCAAGATTGGTTAGATGTTGTTTCTGTAGCTGATTTAATTGGCATTGATGTGGAGGCGGTCAATTTTGCTGCCGAGTACCGCGAACGTGTTTTTGCTGAGTTTCTGCGTGAATATGCGGCTGGCCGCACCCCCAATCCAGATGTCCTATGCAATGCCGAAATTAAATTTAAAGCTTTTTTAGATTATGCTCTTAGCTTGGGGGCAGATGCGATTGCAACTGGGCACTATGCCCGTGTACGCCACGAAGGCGGGAGCACCCAGTTATTGAAGGCGCTAGATGCCAGTAAAGACCAAAGTTATTTCTTGCACCGGTTAACGCAGAGTCAATTGGCAAATGTGATGTTCCCTCTAGGGGAAATTCCAAAAACAGAAGTACGCCAGATTGCTGAGAAGATTGGCTTACACAATGCGCGTAAAAAAGACTCCACTGGTATTTGTTTTATTGGCGAGCGACCATTTCGGGAGTTCTTAAATCGCTATTTACCGCGTATCCCTGGCCCCATTAAAACCCCTGAAGGCAAAGTCGTAGGCGAGCATATGGGCTTGGCTTTCTTCACACTCGGGCAGCGTAAAGGAATTGGCTTAGGGGGCAGTCAGGATGGCAATGGAGACGCTTGGTATGTGGCTCGCAAGGATATGGTGAGCAACACCCTATATGTAGTGCAGGGCCATGAACATCCTTGGTTATCAGCTAATCAGTTGTCTGCAATGGATGCAAGTTGGATTGCTGGGGCGGCACCTGAACTGGGCCAATACGCTGCAAAAACCCGCTATCGCCAAGCTGACTCAAGTTGTGATTTAGTGACCGGGGCAAATGGAGGTTTGAATTTTGAACTCCGCTTTTCAGAAGCGCAGTGGGCAGTAACCCCAGGCCAGTCTGCCGTTTTATATGACGGAGATATTTGCTTAGGCGGCGGTGTTATTTCCGCCTAA
- a CDS encoding Re/Si-specific NAD(P)(+) transhydrogenase subunit alpha: protein MRIGVPLEIRLGETRVAATPETVKKLIGQGHQVVIQKDAGVRASQPDAAYEAVGATVGSASDALGAEIVLKVRAPEAAELKHIKSGSVLLGMLDPFDNDNIAAMAAQGVTAFSLEAAPRTTRAQSMDVLSSQANIAGYKAVMVATNEYQRFMPMLMTAAGTVKAARVLILGAGVAGLQAIATAKRLGAVIEASDVRPAAKEQIESLGAKFVDVPYETDEEREIAKGVGGYARPMPEAWMKRQAALVAEKAQQADIVITTALIPGRKPPVLLHSDTVAHMKPGSVVIDLAAGRGDNGSGNCPLTEADKIVEKNGVKIVGYTNLASMVAADASALYARNLLDFMKLIVDKEAKLAIPSDDDIVTACLMCRDGQAIRKN, encoded by the coding sequence ATGCGCATTGGAGTACCACTGGAAATCAGACTCGGAGAAACGCGAGTTGCCGCAACACCAGAAACCGTTAAAAAGCTCATTGGGCAAGGTCATCAGGTCGTCATTCAAAAAGATGCTGGGGTACGTGCCAGTCAGCCAGATGCTGCTTATGAAGCAGTAGGGGCGACCGTTGGTAGTGCAAGCGATGCCCTCGGAGCTGAAATCGTACTAAAGGTTCGAGCGCCCGAAGCCGCTGAGCTCAAACACATTAAATCTGGCAGCGTGCTCCTAGGCATGCTTGATCCATTTGATAATGACAATATTGCAGCGATGGCAGCTCAAGGAGTAACTGCTTTCTCATTAGAGGCTGCTCCAAGAACAACCCGCGCCCAAAGCATGGATGTACTCTCTTCACAAGCCAATATTGCTGGCTACAAAGCGGTGATGGTTGCCACTAATGAGTACCAGCGCTTTATGCCTATGCTGATGACTGCTGCTGGCACGGTCAAAGCAGCACGCGTATTGATTTTGGGTGCCGGCGTTGCTGGCTTACAAGCGATTGCAACTGCTAAACGTTTAGGTGCTGTGATTGAAGCGTCTGATGTGCGCCCTGCCGCTAAAGAGCAAATTGAATCTTTAGGTGCTAAGTTTGTAGACGTTCCCTACGAAACAGATGAAGAGCGTGAAATTGCTAAAGGTGTAGGTGGCTATGCACGCCCAATGCCTGAAGCGTGGATGAAACGTCAAGCTGCACTGGTTGCAGAAAAAGCCCAACAGGCTGACATTGTGATTACTACGGCACTGATTCCGGGACGTAAACCACCAGTTCTATTACACAGCGATACTGTAGCCCATATGAAACCGGGTTCCGTCGTGATTGACTTGGCTGCTGGTCGTGGCGATAACGGCTCAGGCAATTGCCCTTTGACTGAAGCAGACAAAATTGTTGAAAAGAATGGTGTAAAGATTGTGGGTTACACCAACCTCGCCAGCATGGTTGCAGCAGATGCATCGGCACTCTACGCTCGTAACTTACTCGATTTTATGAAGCTGATTGTGGACAAAGAAGCGAAGTTAGCAATCCCTAGTGATGATGACATCGTGACCGCTTGCTTGATGTGCCGTGATGGCCAAGCTATTCGTAAAAACTAA
- a CDS encoding proton-translocating transhydrogenase family protein, with protein sequence MDLAAFQSILTVQNITVFVLAIFVGYHVVWNVTPALHTPLMAVTNAISGIIIVGALLQTEVIGGDEITLTSIIGAVAVFLASINIFGGFMVTRRMLEMFKKKAPKAAETK encoded by the coding sequence ATGGATCTCGCTGCCTTTCAAAGCATCCTTACCGTCCAAAACATCACCGTTTTTGTGTTGGCTATTTTTGTTGGCTATCACGTGGTTTGGAATGTCACACCAGCATTGCACACCCCATTAATGGCGGTGACGAATGCGATCTCGGGAATTATTATCGTTGGCGCACTCTTGCAAACCGAAGTCATTGGTGGCGATGAAATCACCCTCACCAGCATCATCGGTGCAGTGGCTGTGTTCTTAGCCTCCATCAATATTTTTGGTGGCTTTATGGTTACACGCCGCATGCTCGAGATGTTTAAGAAAAAAGCCCCTAAAGCAGCAGAAACCAAATAA
- a CDS encoding NAD(P)(+) transhydrogenase (Re/Si-specific) subunit beta, translating to MLNFTAISYLISSVLFILALRGLSSPTTSRQGNTFGMIGMLLAVITTFLIPGFKPVFSLIIVAIVAGAIIGIVAAKRVQMTKMPELVALMHSFVGLSAVLIAIAAVFNPAQEHTGAQKIELFIGAFIGAITFTASVIAFGKLSGKVSGKPVTFGGQHLLNLILAAAMVAGGVAYFMTGSHAAFLAMCAIALILGVTLIIPIGGADMPVVVSMLNSYSGWAAAGIGFTLNNPVLIIAGACVGSSGAILSYIMCKAMNRSILAVLLGGFGAEASTAGDDDGAPKNYKTGSPEDAAFLMQNADTVIIVPGYGLAVARAQHSLKELTEKLTHHGVTVKYAIHPVAGRMPGHMNVLLAEAEVPYDQVFEMEDINSDFGQADVVLVLGANDVVNPAARTPGSPIFGMPILEAFKAKTIIVNKRSMAAGYAGLDNELFYLDKTMMVFGDAKKVVEDMVKAVE from the coding sequence ATGCTAAATTTCACAGCGATTTCCTACCTCATTTCATCGGTGTTATTCATCCTCGCCTTGCGTGGATTATCTTCGCCAACCACTTCTCGTCAAGGTAACACTTTTGGCATGATCGGCATGTTGCTTGCCGTCATCACCACTTTCTTGATTCCAGGCTTTAAGCCTGTCTTCTCCTTAATTATTGTTGCTATCGTGGCAGGTGCCATCATTGGTATCGTTGCAGCGAAGCGCGTACAGATGACGAAGATGCCTGAGCTTGTGGCGCTGATGCACTCCTTCGTTGGTCTGTCAGCAGTGTTAATTGCTATTGCCGCAGTATTTAATCCGGCGCAAGAACATACTGGTGCTCAGAAGATTGAGTTATTCATCGGTGCCTTTATTGGTGCTATTACGTTTACTGCCTCTGTCATTGCCTTCGGCAAACTTTCTGGCAAAGTCAGTGGTAAGCCCGTCACTTTTGGTGGCCAGCACTTACTCAATCTCATTTTGGCGGCCGCAATGGTTGCTGGTGGTGTTGCGTACTTCATGACAGGCAGTCATGCTGCCTTCCTGGCAATGTGTGCAATTGCCTTGATATTGGGTGTGACTTTAATCATTCCAATTGGTGGCGCTGATATGCCAGTAGTTGTTTCGATGCTCAATAGTTACTCAGGTTGGGCGGCAGCGGGTATTGGCTTCACACTGAATAACCCCGTATTGATTATTGCTGGTGCTTGCGTAGGATCTTCTGGCGCCATTCTGTCTTACATTATGTGTAAAGCGATGAACCGCTCTATCTTGGCCGTACTCTTAGGCGGCTTTGGAGCTGAAGCTTCTACAGCCGGTGATGACGATGGCGCGCCTAAGAACTACAAAACAGGCTCACCTGAAGATGCAGCTTTCCTCATGCAAAACGCAGATACCGTCATCATTGTTCCGGGCTATGGTCTGGCAGTGGCACGTGCTCAACACTCTCTTAAAGAATTAACTGAGAAACTGACACATCATGGTGTCACCGTAAAGTATGCGATTCACCCGGTTGCTGGTCGTATGCCTGGTCATATGAACGTTCTGTTGGCTGAAGCTGAAGTGCCTTACGATCAAGTATTTGAGATGGAAGACATCAATAGTGACTTTGGTCAGGCTGACGTCGTCCTAGTACTGGGTGCAAATGACGTAGTTAATCCTGCGGCACGTACACCTGGTAGCCCGATCTTCGGCATGCCAATCTTGGAAGCGTTTAAAGCTAAGACGATCATCGTTAACAAGCGTTCCATGGCTGCTGGCTATGCAGGCTTAGATAATGAACTTTTTTACCTAGATAAAACCATGATGGTCTTCGGTGATGCGAAGAAAGTGGTGGAAGACATGGTCAAAGCAGTCGAGTAA
- a CDS encoding Bug family tripartite tricarboxylate transporter substrate binding protein, with the protein MRHLIQLTCSALFFLASTTVIAYPTKPITIIVPQAPGGTNDIVGRAVAQRLGEQIKASVIVENRPGAGGNIGTQFVANGPKDGHTLLMTISSAQAINPALYKNPGFDPINDFIPIAMVGAVPNVLVVNPTFPAKNLDDFLKLVKSKPPGTYQFASAGNGTLNHLLGEMLNQSYGISLQHIPYKGVAPALNDLLGGQVQIAFASLPSVLQFINSQKLVALGVSSAKRSPVLPDVPAIAEKIPGFSGTLWIGLFAPKGTPKSVIDKLQSELQATLANPELKEKLQASGVELSNMTPAEFAKQLQEDIIRWAKIVKLSGASLD; encoded by the coding sequence ATGCGGCACTTAATTCAACTGACTTGTTCGGCTCTCTTTTTCTTAGCCTCCACTACAGTAATTGCTTACCCGACTAAGCCAATTACGATAATTGTTCCGCAAGCACCTGGCGGAACCAATGATATTGTTGGTCGTGCAGTAGCCCAACGCCTCGGTGAGCAGATTAAAGCTTCGGTTATCGTCGAGAACAGACCAGGTGCTGGTGGCAATATTGGCACTCAATTTGTTGCGAATGGGCCAAAAGATGGGCATACCCTGTTGATGACCATTAGTAGCGCCCAAGCCATCAATCCAGCGCTGTATAAAAATCCTGGTTTTGACCCCATTAATGATTTCATTCCGATTGCCATGGTTGGTGCAGTACCTAATGTTTTAGTAGTCAACCCTACTTTCCCCGCAAAAAATTTAGATGATTTCTTAAAGCTAGTTAAATCAAAGCCTCCTGGAACATATCAGTTTGCTTCAGCTGGAAACGGTACCTTAAATCATCTTTTAGGAGAGATGCTCAACCAGAGTTATGGAATCTCGTTGCAGCATATTCCTTATAAAGGCGTTGCTCCTGCACTCAATGATCTTTTGGGTGGACAGGTTCAAATCGCATTTGCGAGCTTACCGTCTGTATTGCAATTCATAAATTCGCAAAAACTAGTTGCACTGGGTGTCAGCTCTGCTAAGCGTTCCCCTGTTCTGCCTGATGTTCCTGCAATAGCAGAAAAGATTCCAGGTTTTTCTGGAACGCTATGGATCGGGCTATTTGCTCCTAAAGGAACTCCTAAGTCGGTGATTGATAAATTACAAAGTGAACTACAAGCAACCTTGGCTAATCCAGAATTAAAGGAGAAGCTTCAGGCATCAGGTGTAGAGCTTTCTAATATGACACCAGCAGAATTCGCTAAGCAACTGCAAGAAGATATCATTCGCTGGGCTAAGATTGTCAAACTATCTGGAGCATCATTAGATTAG
- the groL gene encoding chaperonin GroEL (60 kDa chaperone family; promotes refolding of misfolded polypeptides especially under stressful conditions; forms two stacked rings of heptamers to form a barrel-shaped 14mer; ends can be capped by GroES; misfolded proteins enter the barrel where they are refolded when GroES binds) — protein sequence MAAKDVVFGDNARTKMVEGVNILANAVKTTLGPKGRNVVMERSFGGPTITKDGVSVAKEIELKDKLQNMGAQMVKEVASKTADIAGDGTTTATVLAQSIVREGMKYVVSGHNPMDLKRGIDKAVTAAIEELKKISKPCTTTKEIAQVGSISANSDYSIGQRIAEAMEKVGKEGVITVEDGKSLEDELEVVEGMQFDRGYLSPYFINQPEKQVAILESPYVLLFDKKVSNIRDLLPVLEQVAKSGRPLLIIAEDVEGEALATLVVNNIRGIIKTCAVKAPGFGDRRKAMLEDIAILTGGTVIAEEIGLTLEKTTLEHLGQAKRIEVGKENTIIIDGAGDAKAIEARVKNVRVQIEEATSDYDKEKLQERVAKLAGGVAVIRVGAATEVEMKEKKARVDDALHATRAAVEEGIVPGGGVALIRAMQGIKGLKGDNADQDAGISIVLRAMEEPLRIIVSNAGDEASVVVNAVLASKGNHGYNAATGEYGDMVAQGVIDPTKVTKTALVNAASVASLLLTTDCAICEAPKDDSGGGGMPDMGGMGGMGGMGGMM from the coding sequence ATGGCAGCAAAAGACGTTGTATTTGGAGATAACGCTCGTACCAAGATGGTGGAGGGCGTCAATATTTTAGCGAACGCAGTGAAAACTACTTTAGGACCAAAGGGTCGTAATGTAGTAATGGAGCGTTCATTTGGCGGCCCAACCATTACTAAAGATGGTGTGTCCGTAGCAAAAGAAATCGAACTCAAAGATAAGCTGCAAAACATGGGTGCGCAGATGGTGAAGGAAGTAGCTTCCAAAACTGCTGACATCGCAGGTGACGGTACTACTACTGCTACTGTTTTGGCCCAATCGATTGTGCGTGAAGGTATGAAATACGTTGTATCAGGCCACAATCCGATGGACTTGAAGCGCGGTATCGATAAAGCAGTAACAGCTGCAATCGAAGAGCTCAAGAAAATCAGTAAGCCTTGCACCACCACTAAAGAAATCGCTCAAGTAGGTTCAATCTCTGCAAACAGTGACTACAGTATTGGTCAGCGTATTGCTGAAGCAATGGAAAAAGTCGGTAAAGAAGGTGTGATTACCGTTGAAGATGGCAAGTCATTGGAAGATGAGTTGGAAGTCGTAGAAGGTATGCAGTTTGACCGCGGTTACCTTTCTCCTTACTTCATTAACCAGCCTGAGAAGCAAGTAGCCATATTGGAAAGCCCATATGTTCTCTTGTTCGACAAAAAAGTGAGCAACATTCGTGATTTGTTGCCAGTATTGGAGCAGGTAGCGAAGTCTGGTCGCCCATTGCTGATCATTGCAGAAGATGTTGAAGGCGAAGCCTTAGCAACTTTAGTGGTGAACAACATCCGCGGCATCATCAAGACTTGCGCTGTGAAGGCTCCTGGTTTTGGCGATCGTCGTAAAGCGATGTTGGAAGATATTGCGATTTTGACTGGCGGTACCGTGATTGCTGAAGAAATCGGCCTCACACTCGAGAAAACAACACTTGAGCATTTAGGTCAAGCGAAGCGTATCGAAGTAGGTAAAGAAAACACCATCATTATTGATGGTGCTGGCGATGCTAAAGCGATTGAAGCACGTGTGAAGAATGTACGCGTTCAGATCGAAGAAGCGACTAGTGACTACGACAAAGAGAAGTTGCAAGAGCGCGTTGCCAAATTGGCAGGCGGTGTTGCAGTGATTCGTGTTGGTGCTGCTACTGAAGTTGAAATGAAAGAGAAAAAAGCACGTGTTGACGATGCATTACACGCTACTCGTGCTGCAGTGGAAGAAGGTATTGTTCCTGGCGGTGGCGTTGCATTAATTCGTGCAATGCAGGGTATCAAAGGCCTGAAAGGCGATAACGCTGATCAAGATGCTGGTATCAGTATCGTATTGCGCGCCATGGAAGAGCCACTCCGCATCATCGTTTCTAACGCAGGTGACGAAGCGAGTGTGGTTGTGAATGCAGTATTGGCTAGCAAAGGTAATCACGGCTACAACGCAGCAACTGGTGAGTACGGCGATATGGTTGCACAAGGTGTGATTGATCCAACTAAGGTAACAAAAACTGCATTGGTAAATGCAGCTTCTGTCGCATCTTTGTTGCTCACTACCGATTGCGCGATCTGCGAAGCACCAAAAGATGACTCAGGTGGCGGCGGTATGCCAGATATGGGTGGTATGGGCGGTATGGGTGGTATGGGCGGCATGATGTAA
- a CDS encoding co-chaperone GroES, with amino-acid sequence MNLRPLHDRVIIKRLDQESKTASGIIIPDAAAEKPDQGEVLAVGPGKRDDSGKLNAPDVKVGDRVLFGKYAGQTVKVGSDELLVMREEDIMAVVQK; translated from the coding sequence ATGAATTTACGTCCTTTACATGATCGCGTAATCATCAAACGTTTAGATCAAGAATCAAAAACTGCCTCTGGAATCATTATTCCGGACGCTGCCGCAGAAAAGCCAGACCAAGGCGAAGTTTTAGCGGTAGGTCCAGGCAAACGGGATGACAGCGGTAAGTTAAATGCACCAGACGTCAAGGTTGGCGATCGCGTGTTATTCGGCAAATATGCAGGTCAAACAGTTAAGGTCGGCAGCGACGAGCTTCTCGTAATGCGCGAAGAAGACATCATGGCTGTTGTACAGAAGTAA
- a CDS encoding diguanylate phosphodiesterase has product MSPKSRLYTLVKAWKNKPFQEVRDVCGQPWLGISSAALEEYQSWSQRQAISNEPIFNTQGTKLTSSLFRPLLTATDSQVLRLFMEGLDAISYWYRSGRFIPGILPLPEHVMASSSSVDALSDLILNSRLPVGLISLGIQTVEDPDLVNASREGILRMRRLGVLIHLLHFSGTATQMRWIQEIQPEGIHLEMTQFRAGGLPTEIITTSQQCHSQIYASNITLVRDLENAVTLGAKHSYGGLMMPPVSRHQTLHISDSRIAKAIFSLHPHQNQNGDK; this is encoded by the coding sequence ATGAGCCCGAAATCCCGGCTGTACACGCTTGTAAAGGCCTGGAAGAATAAACCCTTCCAAGAAGTGCGCGATGTCTGTGGTCAGCCTTGGCTGGGCATCAGTAGCGCAGCGCTTGAGGAATACCAATCCTGGTCCCAGCGACAAGCGATTAGTAACGAACCCATCTTTAATACTCAAGGGACCAAGCTGACGAGCTCTTTATTTAGACCATTACTTACCGCCACCGATAGCCAAGTTCTCAGACTATTCATGGAGGGGCTCGATGCCATTTCTTACTGGTATCGAAGCGGCCGTTTTATTCCTGGAATATTGCCGTTACCAGAGCATGTCATGGCTTCAAGTAGCTCAGTGGATGCCTTGAGTGATCTGATCCTTAATTCTCGATTGCCTGTTGGACTTATCAGTTTGGGCATACAAACTGTGGAAGATCCAGATTTAGTAAATGCTAGTAGAGAGGGTATTTTGCGTATGCGCAGGTTGGGAGTCTTAATTCATCTTCTCCATTTTTCTGGGACAGCCACACAAATGCGCTGGATACAAGAAATACAGCCGGAGGGTATTCATCTAGAAATGACCCAGTTTCGAGCGGGAGGCCTGCCAACAGAAATCATCACCACATCTCAACAGTGTCATAGCCAAATTTATGCCAGCAATATTACTTTGGTAAGAGATTTAGAAAATGCAGTGACCTTAGGAGCTAAACATAGCTATGGTGGACTCATGATGCCGCCAGTCAGTCGCCACCAAACTTTACATATTAGTGATAGCCGAATCGCTAAAGCCATTTTTTCGCTGCACCCTCATCAAAACCAAAATGGAGACAAGTAA
- a CDS encoding response regulator transcription factor translates to MRKRVMLVDDHPAMLMALKSMLQDQMLFEIVGQAQNGEECLRSIKEVNPNMVILDLDMPKTDGFDVIRRIGLMHPDVRILVVSSLDESVYGGRVRSLGAHGFVNKTAAATIILAACTAISQGYTFFTHGRNGNTSLSDNDKLALISDRELQVMKYLGKGSSNQQISDLLHISNKTVATYKTRVFDKLGINNIADLILFCRLNHIIEN, encoded by the coding sequence ATGAGAAAACGCGTAATGTTGGTAGACGACCACCCAGCTATGCTGATGGCCTTAAAAAGTATGTTGCAAGATCAAATGCTTTTTGAAATAGTTGGACAAGCACAGAATGGAGAGGAATGTCTTCGCTCTATTAAAGAGGTCAACCCGAACATGGTGATCCTCGATTTAGATATGCCAAAAACAGATGGATTTGATGTGATCCGTCGGATTGGCTTAATGCACCCCGATGTTCGAATCTTAGTAGTATCTAGTCTAGATGAATCTGTGTACGGTGGACGCGTTCGATCTTTAGGTGCCCATGGTTTTGTCAATAAAACTGCAGCGGCCACTATTATTTTAGCGGCTTGTACTGCCATCTCTCAAGGGTATACCTTCTTCACACATGGCAGAAATGGTAATACCTCCTTAAGTGATAACGATAAGTTGGCACTGATTTCAGATAGAGAGTTGCAAGTGATGAAGTATCTCGGCAAAGGCAGCTCTAATCAGCAGATCTCTGACTTACTCCATATCAGTAACAAAACTGTCGCCACTTATAAGACCAGAGTATTTGACAAACTAGGCATTAATAATATTGCCGATTTAATCCTGTTCTGCCGCCTAAATCACATCATCGAAAACTAA